The Streptomyces sp. B3I8 nucleotide sequence GGGACAGGGCGGCCGCCCGGGCGGAAGTCGCGCTGGCGGAGCGACTGGAGGCGTACCAGAGCTACCCGCCCGAGTTCAGGATCGCGAAGTTCTCGGGCGAGCCGAAGTACGAGCCGGAGGCGCGCGCGGAGCTCGCCATCAGCTACCTCCTGCATCTGTGGGCGAACGATCAGGGCCGCACGGTCCGCCCCCTCTCCTCGGACGAGCTGTTCGAGCGCGCTGCGGGGGTCACCGACTTCGGCCCCGGACCCGGCCTGGTGTCGCACCAGACGGCTGCGGCATGGGCGGGCGCCGTCACCAAGCCCGGCTTCGTGAAGTACGCCTGGCAACCGGGCCACGACGACTGGCTGTTCAAGCTCAGCGGGTCCACGGCGATGTTCCTGCCGGCGACTTCCCTGAAGGCGACGGAACGCCGGGTACAGACCTACCGCAGGATCCGGGACGGGTTCGACGGCAGCGCCACGATGCTCCGGGTGGGGGCCGGGTACGCGGGATTCACCACGCTTCCCACGGGTGCCGTCGTGTACGCGACGTCGGGCGTCGCGGCGGGGGAGGGGCACCTGGAGATCCACAACCTGACCATGCCGGGCGTGCCCGGCCTGACCGGGGCGCGGACCTACCGCTTCGCCGAGGGAAGCGCCACCGTCGCCTCCTCCGACTCCCGACCGGCCACGCCGGCCGCGCGCGTCGACGAGGTGACGTTCGAGCGCACCGAGGTACGGCATGTGCGCATGCTCGGTGTGCGGCCCGACCCGGCCTACGGATACTCGCTCTTCGCCTTCGAAACGCGCGACGGGGCGGACGGCACCGATCTGGCCCGGACCGGCACGGCCACCGCCTCCTCCTACGACACCGGCAAGGAGCCGGCGCTGGCGGTGGACGGCAGCCCGACCACCCGGTGGGCGGTGTCACGGGCGGACCGACCCCGAGCCGACAGCTGGCTCGCCGTCGACCTGGGGGCTTCGCACGCGGTGGACCGGGTCACCCTGCGCTGGGAGGCCGCCGCCGGTCGCGCCTACACGGTGCAGGGGTCGGCGGACGGAGTCCAGTGGGAGGACCTCGCCTCCTGGCCGGTGCCCGACGTCACCAGCCGGGGCGGCTGGCTGGACATCGACGGCCGCGCGGGCCTGGTGGTACGGGGTTCGGACTCCCGCCTGACGGTCCACCAGGACGAGATCATCCTGGCCGACGGCCCGGCCGCGCCCCTCGTGGTCGAGGGACTCCCCGGCGCCTCACCCCGTACGCTGCGCGAGCGGGCCGCGGCACCCGCGCCACGCGCGGACGCCGAAGCCGTCCGTGCGACTCTCACCGACAGCCACCTCAGCCTGTTCAACCTGTCGGACGAGCCCGTCACCACGCGTGTCGACGTACCGCAGAGCGGGAGCGGGAGGCTGCTCTTCGAGGGACGGCAGACCCTCACCGAGGGTGGCACCGCCTACGAGGCCGAACTCGACGCGGCCGAAGCCCGGCTGCTGCCCCCGCGATTGACCCTGCGCCCCCTCGACGGCCGTAGTCTGCCGACGGGTCTGCGGGCGCGGGTGCGCGACGGCGCGTCGGTCGAACTCACGGGACCGGCCTGCCGCGTGCGGGTGAGCGCCCAGGGGCGCAGCGAGGTGGCGGTGGTCCGCGCGGGCCGCCCCACGACGGTCACCGTGCGGCGGGCGACTGCCTACCCCCTGCGCGACCTGGCACTGGGCCGCACGGTGTTTCCCACCAGCCCGCTGCCGCCGGGCATGTCGGACCCCTCCGCCGCCGTCGACGGCGATCCGGCGACGGCGTGGGCGCCCGGTCCCAACGGCCGCCTGGTCGTCGACCTCGGCGCCGATGCCCGTGTCCGCGACATCCGCACGGACTGGACGAACGGCCATGTCCCGGGACTGCGCGCCGAGTTCAGCAACGACGGCCTCACCTACACCCCGGCCGGCCGGCTCACGGGCCGCGGCCGCACCCGCCACCTCGGCACGGACATCACCGCCCGCTACGTGGCCCTGGCGACCGACGCGGCGGACGGGAGCGGCGCCCGTCTGGTCCACCTCTCCCTGCGGTGACGGCGGGCCGGTGGCAGGCCGATCGCTCCCCCCGCGACGCCGTGTGGTTCTTTCATCCACTGACACCAGGTCCCGCAGTCTCGCCGTCCGGGACCAGGTCACCGACGCCGGCCGGCCCACCGCGGCCCGAACACGGGCCCGGGCCGCGGCCCACCACGCCCCGACGCTCGCTCGGACAGCCAGGTATGCGACAACGTGACGGTGCCGTGCGACGGTCTACCGAAGGCCGGTGGCCTCGCGAGCTCGCCGGAGGGCTGCGCCGGCCTCCGGTCCGCCTGCCACGTGCACCGACAGTCCCGGCAGGAACGGCAGCGCCGCCCAGTGGGTGATGTGGTCCTCACCCGGTCCGCCCGGGGGGTAGCGGATGATGCCGTCGGAGTCCACGAAGCAGTCGTGGTAGTGGCTGTCGTCGTCGGACCGGTGCTGGAAGGTCGTCGGGATGTACAGGTCGTGGAACACCATGGGCCTGACCAGCCAGTAGTGTTCACCTGCGACGGAACGGTCATGGAAGTCGTGTGGCCAGGTGCCGAACGTCGCGGCCGCAACAGGTTCCCCGGGGTGAGGCAGCCTCACTCGTGCGTCGACCCATTCCACATTCACCTGCATGTTCGGTGTCCTCCGGACCGCTCGGTTCCTGACTGTCGCGTGTCGCTGTTCCGCTCCGGCGCGTCCGCCGGGGGAGGGACCCGATCAGACTCGTCCTCTGAGACGTCTCGACATCCGGCAGGGTTGCCTGTCCTCTTCCGGCGCGCGGGGAGCGGGGGCGCGGGCCGTCCGGCTCCGGCGGTGGGCGAACGGTGCCGGCACCTTTCCGGGTGAGCGAACGTGAGGCCGTACCCGGGTGATCCACCGGACGAGCAGCGGATGCGGCCGAGGTGAGCCGGGGGGAGGGAGCGCTGCCCACCTCGAGCGGCTGCCGGCCGGCACCGCGGCCCGGACTCCTCCCTGTCCACGGCGCGGTCACGGTGTGCCGCTCAGCGCGGGACATGCCCTGGACGTGCCGCTCAGCGCCGGACTTTCCCTGAACCGGCGACAACCGCACGCGCAGCGGCCCCCTCCGGCGGCCCACGCCCGCCTTGGCCGCCGCGCCTTCGACGGCGACGGGACACCACAGCCCGCGCTCCCCGCGTCCTGGTCTGAACGCCCCGCCACCGGCGGGGCGTCAACGGGGCCGTATGCTGCGCCAGTCCGTGAACCGCCCGCTGAAAGGGAGACCGCCCCGCCGTGTTCCAGCAGACCCCCGTCTACGATCGCCTCGTCGCCGAACGCGGCGACATCCCCGTCCAGGTCCGCGGTGAAGCCGACCGGATACACCGCGACCTGGCCCAGGTACTGCGCCCGGCATCCACCGCCCAGCCGAGCGCGCCGCAGAACATCTTCGCGCCGAAGGTCCCTCCCGCCGCCCTGTAGGGATGCGGGCCCCACAGACCCGGCCGTGGCGTGACCCCCGCACGATGAGCGTCGTCGCCCGGGGGACACCGCTCCCTTTCTGTCGCGCAGTGACGGTGCCCGGCCGAGTGCCGCGTCGGCCCACGACCGGCGCGGACAGGCAGACAGGCCCCGGACGTGCCGCGTCACTCACAGTGTCCCGCCGTGGCAGCCCCCGCCCGTCGGACAGAAGCCCCCGGGAAGGGCGGACCAAACCAGGAGACCGTCGACGCTCGCCGGATCGTGGGCCCAACCGGAGGAACGGCGGCACCACCATGACCTCACCCCACCCGCGAAGGCGCCCCCGGCGGCGCGGCGAGAGCCCCCGCGGGCCCGCGACGGACCGCAGGCAGTCCGCGACACTCTGCCGCCCGCGTCCGACTCCGAGGCAGTGGGTCAGCCGCCCAGCGCGCTGCCCGTCGCCAGCGCCACCGTCACCGGATGTGTCGGTGAGCTGAACAACCGGGCGGTGGGGCCCGACTCCACCACGTGCCCCTCGGACATCACGATCACCGCGTTCGTCCGGTCGGCGACGAGGCGCAGGTCGTGGCTGACCAGGACCAGGGACAGGCCGCGACGGTCGCGGAGGTCAGTCAGCAGGTCCATGACGGCGACAGCGGTGTCCGCGTCGAGCGCGGAGGTGACTTCGTCGCAGAACAGCACGTCGGGGTCGGCCGCCAACGCACGGGCGATGGAGACGCGTTGGCGCTGTCCGCCGGACAGTTCGTGGGGGTAGCGGTCGGCTGACGCGGCGGGCAGACCGACCTGCTCGAGGAGTTCCAGGACACGGGTGGACGCCTCGGCGCGGCCGGTCCGGCGGTGCAGGAGGAGAGGGCGGAGCAGTGTGGCGCCGACGGTGCGGCTGGGGTTGAGGGTGCCGAGCGGGTCCTGCGGCACGAGTTGGAGGCGGCGGCGTTGCTCGCGGGAGCGGCGATGCGCGGCGGGGGCGAGGCCGGCACCGTCGAGGCTGACGCTGCCGCCAGTGGGACGGTGCAGGCCGACGAGGGTGCGCAGCAGGGTCGTCTTGCCGGAGCCTGAGGCGCCGACGATGCCCAGGCTGTTTCCGGGGGCGAGGGCGATGTCGATGCCGTGGAGCACGGGGACGCGTCGGCCGCGGTGGGTGTGGGCGGCATGCAGGCCGGACGCCGTGAGCATGGGCGGGCTGTCGGACGGGGGGCGGGCGGGTTCGTTCCCAGGGCGGGGGCCGGGCGGGGTCGCCCCGGGGCGTGGGCCGCCCAGGCGCACGACGTCGTCGGCGAGGCGGGCGACCAGGTCGGTGTCGTGGCAGGACAGGGCGATGGCGATCCGATGGTTCTCGGCGAGGTGCCGCAGGAGCTCTGCCATCTCGTCGCGCAGCGCCGGGTCGAGTCCGGCCGTGGGCTCGTCGAGGAGGAGGACGGCGGGTCGGCGTGCCAGGGCCCGGGCGAGTGCGACCCGGCGCTGCTGGCCGCCCGACAGTTCGCCGATACGGCGGTCCGGCAGGCCGCCGTCGACGGACAGCCGCACCTCGTTGAGCTGTGCCCGGAGGGCTTCGCGGCTCGGGGCCGCGGTGACTTCGGCGAGCAGGCGGCGCACGCTCATGCGCGGGTTGAGACCGGAGCCGGGGTCCTGGCCGACGTAGGCGAGGCGGTGTCGGCGCAGGGCGCGCAAGGCGGGGGCGGGCAGGGTGAGAGGGGCCTGGCCGAGGACGGTGACGGTGCCGGTGGTCCGGTCGGTGTCCGGGGGCAGGGTGCCCGTCACGGCTCGCAGCAGGGTGGTCTTGCCGCTGCCGGAGGGGCCGACGACGGCGGTGACGCGGCCCGGGGCCAGTTCCAGGTCGGCCCGGTCCAGCAGGATCCGGCCGCTGCGGGCGGCGACGGTCAGGCCCGAGACCTGGACCGCCGCGTTCTCCCCGTCCGCTGCCGGGCTGTCGGGGTACCAGTCGGGCATGTGGTTCACAGTGCGGGTACCGCCTTCCGGCCGGCTACGGGGATCAGGGCGGCTGCCGCCAGGTTGACGCTCATGGCGAGCAGGCCGATGGCGATGCTGGGGGCGAGGACGGCCCAGGGGTTGAGGAGGATGCCCGCGGAATTCTCGCGGATCATCAACGCCCAGTCGGCGGCGGGCGGTTGGGGACCGATCTGGAGGAATCCGGCGGTGGCCACGAGGTAGACGGCAGCCACGAAGCGCAGTCCGAACAGCGCGAGCAGCGTCGCCCGCAGGTTGGGCAGCACCTCGCGTACGACGAGGTGCCCGAGCCGTTCGCCGCCGACGGCCGCTGCCTCGACGTATCCGGAGGCCGCCACGGGTGCGGCTGCGCCGGCGACCAGGCGCACCGCGTACGGCACGCCGAGGACGACCGCTGCCGTGACGACCGCGAGCCGTCCGCCGTCCGGCCAGGACAGGGTGACGAGGAGGATGCCGAGGACGGCGGGCAGCAGCATCAGGACATCCGCGGTGCGTTCGACGATCCGTCCGACGGCCGGGCGCAGGGCGCTGACCGCGCCGAGCACGGCGGCCACGGCCGTGACCAGGACGGCGACCAGGAGAGAGGTCACGACGAGTTCGCGCCCTCCGGCCAGCACCCGGCTGAGCACGTCCCGGCCCAGCTGGTCGCCGCCGAAGGGGGCGTCGCCGCCGGGTTCGGCGTAGGGGGCGGTGACGGGGACGTCGATCGCGTGCGGGACGAGCCACGGCCCGGCCAGGGTGAGGGCGATGAGCAGCAGGGCCGGGAGCACCCGCAGTGCCGGTCGGCGGCGCCCGGGGAGACGGCGCGCGGGAGGGACGGGATGTGCGGTGGATGTGGGTACGGTCATGTCCGGCCTCCCGAGGCCCAGGCGCGTACGAGGTCGGCGAGCAGCAGGACGCCGGTGATGACGGCTCCGGTCACGGCGACGACGCCGGCGACGAGCGGGCTGTCCCGGTCGGTGACGGCTCCGGCGAGGACCGAGCCGATGCCGGGGTAGTTGAAGATGGTCTCCACGACGACCGCGCCGCCCAGCAGCATGCCCGTGGAGGTGGCGATCCCGGCCGTGATGGTCGGCAGCGCGCCGGGCAGCAGATGGTGGGTGAAGATCCGGTGCCGGGGCAGCCCGTCGAGGACGGCGGTCTCGATGTGCGGCGCTGTGGACTCGTCGGCGAGCGCGGCCCGCACGATCCGGACGTTCCAGCCGATCTGCGGGATCGCCAGCGCGAGCACGGGCAGGACGAGCATCTTCCAGGAGGCGGGCGAGCCGTCGGCGTCGGTGAGAGTGACGGCGGGCAGCCAGTCGGTCCACAGGGCGAAGACCAGCATCAGGGCCACCGCGACGACGAACTCGGGCAGCGCCAGCACACCGGTGGCGCTCGCGGACACGGCCCGGTCGACCTTCCCGCCGGGCTCGGCCGCTGCCCAGCAGCCGAGGGTGACGGAGGCGACCAGGGTCACCAGGAGCGCGAGCCCGCCGAGCAGCAGGGTGTTGGGGAAGGGACGGGCGAGCAGATCGGTGACCGCCTCGCCGTGCGCCGAGGTGCCGAGATCGCCGGTCGGCAGGCCGGTCATCCACTCCCGAAAGCGCTCCGGCACCGGCCGGTCCAGGCCGAGCAGATGACGCCGCTCGGCGAGGTCGGCCGCGCTCTCTCCGCGTTCGGAGGTGGCGGTGGCCGCGTCGCCAGGCAGCAGCTCCACGGCGGCGAAGACGAACGCGAGCAGTACGGCGAGCAGCAGGGCCCGGCGCGCGAGCACCGCGGTCACGCGCAGGAGGAGACGTACGACGGCCGGGGCCGGCCGGGGCTCGTCGCCCCGGCCCGGCCCGCGTCGCACGGCCCCGATCAGCGAGCCAGCCATGCCGTCTCGAGCTGGACGCGTCCGTAACCGGGAAGGGCCGGCAGGTCCCGCACCGGCGCGGCGGCGAGGTCGATGCCGTCGGCCATGCCCCACAGCAGGTAGCCGGACTCGTCGTACTCGAACTGCTGGATCTCGTGCAGCAGCTCGGCGCGCTCCGCGGCGTCCTCGGTCGCCATCGCCTTCTCGTACGCGGCGTCGAACTTCTTGTTCCTCCAACCGGCCTCGTTCTGGCCGGAGTCGGACACCATGGTCTTGCTGGCGAAGAACACCACCGAGTCGTTCGTGCCCCAGTACGTGGTGTACAGGTCGCCCTTGAGCCAGGTCTTTCCCCAGAACGTGGCCGACTCCTGCTTGACCACCTCGACCTTCACCCCGGCCTCGCGGACCTGGGAGGCGAACAGGGTGGCCGCCTCGGCGAGGCCGGCGATGTCCTCGGTGGTCAGCAGCCTGTACGTCTTCGACAGGTCGAAATCGGCCTCCTTCAGCAGCGATCTGGCCTTGGCCAGATCCCGCTTGCGCTGCGGGATGTCCTTGGCGTAGGCGGGGTCGCCGGTGCCCAGGATGTCGTTGGCGACCGTGCCGTACCCGGACAGCACCTGCTTGACCATGGCCTCGCGGTCCACCGCCAGCCGCAGCGCCTCGCGCACCCTCGCGTCCGCGAACGGTCCCTCGGCGGTGCGCATGACGATGGGCATCGCCATGTCGTTGGGGCGGCGCACGATCTGGACGTCCCGGCGCTTCTCGGCCGTACGCGCCGCCACCGCCCCGACGTTGGAGGCGACGTCGATCTGGCCGGCGAGCAGCGCGTTGGCCATCGCCTGCGGGCTCTCGAAGATCTTGATCTCGATGGCGTCGAGGATGGCTTCACCGCCGTACCAGTCCTTGTTGCGGACCAGTCTGGCGTTGCCGGCGCGGAACCACTCCAGCTCGAACGGGCCGGTGCCGGGCGCCTTGCCCAGGTCGGAGTCCTTGGTGTCCTTCTTGAGGACGAACGTCGTCAGGCGGGTGAGCAGGGGCAGTTCGGCGTTGGCGTAGTCGGAGACCAGGACGACGGTGTCGTCGCCCTCGGCCTTGATGTTCGCGGGCTTGATGCCGGGCAGCCGGGAGGCGCCCGAGGGGGTGTTGCGCAGCCGCTTCAACGACCAGACGACGTCCTCGGCGGTGACCGGCGTGCCGTCATGGAACTTCGCCCCCTTGGCGAGAGTGAAGCGCCAGGTCCTGAGGTCGTCCGACGCCTTCCAGGAAGCGGCGAGGCGGGGGAGGGTGTTGGGCCTGGCGCCAGGGACGGTGAGCGTGTCGTACACCAGCGAGATGATCAGGTAGTCGCTCTCGTTGGCCTGGGTGCCGTGCGGGTCACGGGTGATGGCCGAGGCGCGGCCCAGCGCGCCGACCCGGAGAGTGCCCCCGGGCCGCGGCTTCTCGCTCGTCTTCGATGGCGACTTGGAGGAGGTCTCGTCGCCGCCGCCGCAGGCGGCGAGGAGTGCGGCCGCGCCCATCCCGCCGCCGGCCCACAGCACTTGACGCCTGTTCCAGTTCACGTACGCCCTCGTTCCCGTCACATGAGGAAGATTACTTAGGTGTGCCTACCCTAAGAAGATCCCGTGTGCAAGCTGTGCGGGCCATTTCGCGCCTCTGCCGGGGCGGTAAACCCGCACAGGGGGGCGCATGGCAGCGCGAGGGGCGTGATGCGGGCCTCGCGACGACATGAGGTCTAGTAAGGGTTGCCTTACCTAAATTCCGCTGATACGTTCTCGGCCGCCGAGGCACAGCAAGCCGACAGGAACGCGTTCCCGCCGCAATTCCCCCTCACCCGCACCCTGGAACGGATGACTCCGCCATGCCCACGAGAGCCGCATCCTTACGGCAGCTCGACCCGCACACCGTTGACGAGCTGACCGACACAGCCCAGAAGATCCTCGCCCACTTCGGCAGTTCGGCGGCCCGGCCCGAACTGCTCCGCCGCGTCGCGGCGTCCGCCGCCCGCCTCGGCGAGGCGATCCGCCACCACTGCCGCCCGGTCGACACCGACGACGGCCTGTTCGTCCTGCGAGGCCTGCCCGTCGACGACGGCGGCACCGGCCCCACACCTTCCAGTTGGGCCACCGCGGGCGACAGCGCGGCCGAATGGGACGTGATCCTGCTGCTGCTGGCCACCGCGATGGGCCATCCGATCGCCTGGGAGGGGCAGCAGGAGGGCCGGTTCGTGCACAACATCGTTCCCTCGCCCGGCCACGAGGACGAGCAGACCGGCGCGAGCAGCACCGTGCTGCTCAGCCCGCACACCGAGGACGCCTTCCACCCCGGCCGCGCCCACCTGCTGCTGCTCGCCTGCATGCGCAACCACGACGCCGTCGCCACTACCGCCGCCAGCGTCCGCAAGGTCCGCCTCGACGCGGACGACGTGGCGCTGCTCTCCCGCCCGGTGCTGCCGATCCTCCCCGACGACGCCTATGCCGAGGCGCAGTCGTTCGCGGAAGCGCCGCCGAAGGTCCGCGTCCTGTGGCAGACCGAGTCCGGACCGACCCTTCGCTACGACCCCGCCTACACCCCGCTGGACGAGGCGCCCGCCGACTACCGCGCCGCCTACGACCGGCTGACCGCCGAGCTGGAACGCGTGTCCGTCGCTGTCGCGCTGGAGCCCGGTGACGTCCTGGTCGTCGACAACGACCAGGTAGTGCACGGTCGGGTGCCGTTCAAGGCCCGCTACGACGGCACCGACCGCTGGCTCAAGCGTGCCTCGGTGCGCGTGCCCGGCCGCCGCAGCCGCCCGCTGTCCGAGGCGGACGAACACGGCTATGGCCAGGCCGCGCTCGTGGCCCACCTCTGATCCCGTCATCCCCTCGTACGAAGGGACCAGCCGTGACCGACACCCACCCCGCACGCACGGACGACAACCCGCCCGGCACATCCGCGGACGACAAGACCCTGCGCATCCTCAGCACCAGCGACGTCGTGGGCCTCGACATCTCCCTCGCCGAGGTGGTCGAGGTGGTGGAGCAGGCGTACCGCACCTTGGCCGACGGCAAGTCGGCCAACCCGCGCAAACTCACCGTGAAGCCCGACGACGGCCGCTCCGTCTCGTACGCCATGCTCGGCCGGGACGGCGTCCGCGAGGCCGTCGCGATCAAGACCTCGTACAAGCACGGCCTCGACAAGGGCCGTGACGAGCAGCACTACTACACGACTCTCACCCTCTACGACGACGTCACCGGCCTGCCGGTCGCGATGATGGACTGCGGCCGCATCGGCTCGCTGCGCACGCCGGCCGTCTCGGCTCTGCTCGCCCGCGAGCTGGCGGTGCCCGGCAGCAGCAGCGCGCTGGTCATCGGCACCGGCACCCAGGGCCGGCTGGCCCTGCCGTTCCTGCTCACCACCCTGCCGGACCTCGACCGGCTCATGGTCCACGGCACCCACCCCGACGGCCTCGCCGCGGTCCGCGCACAGCTGGACCACCACTTCCCCGGACGGGAGGTGGAGGTCGTCGACGACGTCCGGGCCGCCGCGGCCGGCGCCGACGTCGTGGTCGCCGCCGCCGGACAGCACACACCCGCCGCGGTCGAGGCGGCCGACCTGAGGCCGGGCGCCCTGTCCATCCTGGTCGGCCACGGCATCGCCCCCTCCACCCTGCTCAGGGCGGACCGGGTGATCGCCACCAGCGAGGCGCAGATGAAGGTCACCGGCACCGACATGGCCGACGCCGACGGCAACTTCCCGCCCGTGGACGCGGAGTTCCCGGAGGTCGTGGCGGGCCGTGCCGAGGGCCGGCGCTCGGCGGACGAGCGGATCTTCGCCTACAACAGCGGCCTCGTCGTCACCGACATCGCGCTCGGCCACCGGTTCGCGCAGCTCGCCGTTGAACAGGGCCTGGGAACGAGGGTGCCGCTGTGGCAGTGACGCACGCCGCCGGTGCCGCGGCGGGCGGCTCCGCCGGGGCCCCGCCGCTGCCCGCCCACCCGGATCCACAGCTCGACGCGATCCTGCACAGCGCGCTTCCGCATGAGCTGTCGTACGCGCTCGGTGGCCCCTTCCACCTGCTGCTGCCCGAGCGCTTCGACGCCAATGCCGCCGCATTCGACAGTGCGTTGCGCGAGGCCGGTGTCGAGGGCCGCGTGTACTACGCGAAGAAGGCCAACAAGGCCGCCGCATGGATGGACCGCTGCGCACTGTCCGGCCGGGGCGTGGACGTGGCCAGTGCCGGAGAACTGCGGGACGCGCTCGGGCACGGCGTGCGCGGCGAGCACATCGTGGTCACCGGGCCTGCCAAGGCCGGCGGTCTGCTGCGCGTCGCGGTCCTGCAGGGCTGCCTGATCGCCGTCGACGCCCTCGACGAGCTGGAGAGCGTCCTCGCGCAGGCGCGCGCCGTCACCCGACCGGCGCGCGTGCTGCTGCGGCGGCTGCCGCCGGTACAGCCGCACAGCCGCTTCGGTCTGGACGCGGGGGAGTTGGAAACCGCTCTCGCCCGGTGCGCGCAGGCCCAGGACGCCGTCGTCGTCGAGGGTTTCTCCTTCCACCTGTCCGGCTACGAACCGTCGCTGCGCGCCGCGTCGGCGGGCGAACTCGTCGAGCTGTGCCTCAAGGCCCGGGCCATGGGGCTGAGGGCGGACCGGATCAGCATCGGCGGCGGCTTCGCCGTCGACTACACGGACACGGGGCACTGGGAAAGCTTCCTGCGGGAGCAGCGGCCCGAGCACTATCACGCGGGCAGGTCCTTCGATCCGGCGGACTTCTACCCGTACCACTCGCCCGTGGCGGGCGCCGATGCGCTGCGCACGATCCTTGCCGGGGACGGTCTCGCCGGGCGACTGCGTGAGGCAGGCGTGAAACTCTTGTTGGAGCCGGGCCGGGCCCTGCTGGACAGGGCCGGATGCACGGTGTTCCGCGTGCAGGGTGTGAAGGACCGCGGCGGCTACGGCATC carries:
- a CDS encoding discoidin domain-containing protein yields the protein MDRRRFVQLLGVTSALASLPLTLGSGAALAQGQGHEQSRTGSDPVADTYHRVLLNHTRWTETQWDAVRGYYTDKDFSFAVVLGHAVLLTHGSYDDDRAGTDKQVLKDRTIATIKHFAASNRLTGGTQWGRTLFFDTTFQLYFVLAARLLWDDLDATTRAHVDTIAREQAAHTTALGTGNDPASGSWTPHGLLGGHEGDTKLEEMGVYAQSLAPGLAWAADDPRHGDWAEAFGTWSRNETGLPPADLANPARVDGVPVSDNTARNLYDTFIVENHGSFGPHYQEELWRTSGRNAAHFIVAGRTMPEVFTHQPNADQLWSTLLGVMSDAGEPLMPMVNDREHLYGRDVIPLVFLAQVLGDRAAARAEVALAERLEAYQSYPPEFRIAKFSGEPKYEPEARAELAISYLLHLWANDQGRTVRPLSSDELFERAAGVTDFGPGPGLVSHQTAAAWAGAVTKPGFVKYAWQPGHDDWLFKLSGSTAMFLPATSLKATERRVQTYRRIRDGFDGSATMLRVGAGYAGFTTLPTGAVVYATSGVAAGEGHLEIHNLTMPGVPGLTGARTYRFAEGSATVASSDSRPATPAARVDEVTFERTEVRHVRMLGVRPDPAYGYSLFAFETRDGADGTDLARTGTATASSYDTGKEPALAVDGSPTTRWAVSRADRPRADSWLAVDLGASHAVDRVTLRWEAAAGRAYTVQGSADGVQWEDLASWPVPDVTSRGGWLDIDGRAGLVVRGSDSRLTVHQDEIILADGPAAPLVVEGLPGASPRTLRERAAAPAPRADAEAVRATLTDSHLSLFNLSDEPVTTRVDVPQSGSGRLLFEGRQTLTEGGTAYEAELDAAEARLLPPRLTLRPLDGRSLPTGLRARVRDGASVELTGPACRVRVSAQGRSEVAVVRAGRPTTVTVRRATAYPLRDLALGRTVFPTSPLPPGMSDPSAAVDGDPATAWAPGPNGRLVVDLGADARVRDIRTDWTNGHVPGLRAEFSNDGLTYTPAGRLTGRGRTRHLGTDITARYVALATDAADGSGARLVHLSLR
- a CDS encoding AQJ64_40280 family protein, which gives rise to MQVNVEWVDARVRLPHPGEPVAAATFGTWPHDFHDRSVAGEHYWLVRPMVFHDLYIPTTFQHRSDDDSHYHDCFVDSDGIIRYPPGGPGEDHITHWAALPFLPGLSVHVAGGPEAGAALRRAREATGLR
- a CDS encoding ABC transporter ATP-binding protein codes for the protein MNHMPDWYPDSPAADGENAAVQVSGLTVAARSGRILLDRADLELAPGRVTAVVGPSGSGKTTLLRAVTGTLPPDTDRTTGTVTVLGQAPLTLPAPALRALRRHRLAYVGQDPGSGLNPRMSVRRLLAEVTAAPSREALRAQLNEVRLSVDGGLPDRRIGELSGGQQRRVALARALARRPAVLLLDEPTAGLDPALRDEMAELLRHLAENHRIAIALSCHDTDLVARLADDVVRLGGPRPGATPPGPRPGNEPARPPSDSPPMLTASGLHAAHTHRGRRVPVLHGIDIALAPGNSLGIVGASGSGKTTLLRTLVGLHRPTGGSVSLDGAGLAPAAHRRSREQRRRLQLVPQDPLGTLNPSRTVGATLLRPLLLHRRTGRAEASTRVLELLEQVGLPAASADRYPHELSGGQRQRVSIARALAADPDVLFCDEVTSALDADTAVAVMDLLTDLRDRRGLSLVLVSHDLRLVADRTNAVIVMSEGHVVESGPTARLFSSPTHPVTVALATGSALGG
- a CDS encoding ABC transporter permease → MTVPTSTAHPVPPARRLPGRRRPALRVLPALLLIALTLAGPWLVPHAIDVPVTAPYAEPGGDAPFGGDQLGRDVLSRVLAGGRELVVTSLLVAVLVTAVAAVLGAVSALRPAVGRIVERTADVLMLLPAVLGILLVTLSWPDGGRLAVVTAAVVLGVPYAVRLVAGAAAPVAASGYVEAAAVGGERLGHLVVREVLPNLRATLLALFGLRFVAAVYLVATAGFLQIGPQPPAADWALMIRENSAGILLNPWAVLAPSIAIGLLAMSVNLAAAALIPVAGRKAVPAL
- a CDS encoding ABC transporter permease — translated: MAGSLIGAVRRGPGRGDEPRPAPAVVRLLLRVTAVLARRALLLAVLLAFVFAAVELLPGDAATATSERGESAADLAERRHLLGLDRPVPERFREWMTGLPTGDLGTSAHGEAVTDLLARPFPNTLLLGGLALLVTLVASVTLGCWAAAEPGGKVDRAVSASATGVLALPEFVVAVALMLVFALWTDWLPAVTLTDADGSPASWKMLVLPVLALAIPQIGWNVRIVRAALADESTAPHIETAVLDGLPRHRIFTHHLLPGALPTITAGIATSTGMLLGGAVVVETIFNYPGIGSVLAGAVTDRDSPLVAGVVAVTGAVITGVLLLADLVRAWASGGRT
- a CDS encoding ABC transporter substrate-binding protein, which gives rise to MGAAALLAACGGGDETSSKSPSKTSEKPRPGGTLRVGALGRASAITRDPHGTQANESDYLIISLVYDTLTVPGARPNTLPRLAASWKASDDLRTWRFTLAKGAKFHDGTPVTAEDVVWSLKRLRNTPSGASRLPGIKPANIKAEGDDTVVLVSDYANAELPLLTRLTTFVLKKDTKDSDLGKAPGTGPFELEWFRAGNARLVRNKDWYGGEAILDAIEIKIFESPQAMANALLAGQIDVASNVGAVAARTAEKRRDVQIVRRPNDMAMPIVMRTAEGPFADARVREALRLAVDREAMVKQVLSGYGTVANDILGTGDPAYAKDIPQRKRDLAKARSLLKEADFDLSKTYRLLTTEDIAGLAEAATLFASQVREAGVKVEVVKQESATFWGKTWLKGDLYTTYWGTNDSVVFFASKTMVSDSGQNEAGWRNKKFDAAYEKAMATEDAAERAELLHEIQQFEYDESGYLLWGMADGIDLAAAPVRDLPALPGYGRVQLETAWLAR
- a CDS encoding TauD/TfdA family dioxygenase: MPTRAASLRQLDPHTVDELTDTAQKILAHFGSSAARPELLRRVAASAARLGEAIRHHCRPVDTDDGLFVLRGLPVDDGGTGPTPSSWATAGDSAAEWDVILLLLATAMGHPIAWEGQQEGRFVHNIVPSPGHEDEQTGASSTVLLSPHTEDAFHPGRAHLLLLACMRNHDAVATTAASVRKVRLDADDVALLSRPVLPILPDDAYAEAQSFAEAPPKVRVLWQTESGPTLRYDPAYTPLDEAPADYRAAYDRLTAELERVSVAVALEPGDVLVVDNDQVVHGRVPFKARYDGTDRWLKRASVRVPGRRSRPLSEADEHGYGQAALVAHL